The following DNA comes from Aquila chrysaetos chrysaetos chromosome 9, bAquChr1.4, whole genome shotgun sequence.
AAacacctctgtgtgtgtgtgcgcaccTTCCCAGGAATGCTTTTACGTTCATATTCATAGGCAGGCATGCATCGCTGCTGACAGACCCGTGCACGGTTATCGATACGCACATATAGAAATATAGCAGCAAATTACACTGCATTTTCACCGGTGCAGCAAATCAAGTTTGACCAACTTTTAGGACTGACTCCCAAACCAGGCCCTAATTTGAAGATGATTTAAGATTTCCACCCTAGTTAAATACCCCTGGACATAAGAGTATCAGAAAGCAGTTTGGATTTtgctctcccctttccccattGCAGCTGAACAAAGCACCATTCTCTCTGACTCgtatatattttcctttacatCGTACCCAGGATTTTCctctaatttatttctgtagggcctgatccaaagctcCCGCTGATTTCAGGAGGTTTGGGATAGGGCCCTGCGCTTCTTCCACTCCTGACCTGCTGCAGCCAGGTCTGAAGTCAGTGCTAATTTGAATGATAAACATCAGGCCAcacaaaaatagtttaaaaggggggctggggggaaaaaacagtaattttctaCATAGTGTGCTACGCTTATGCCAAGGTTtgcacccccacccccaccgGTTTCAAGCATATTCTAGTATGGTAAGGTTAGGGATAAAAATCAACTATAAGAAAgatactgttttaaaagcagcagggtTAAAGGCAGCAGTTAAAGCCAGTAGAGCTGAGAGAAACCGGTGCAAAGCATAGCTTTGctgctctcaaaaaaaaaaaaaaagaaaaaaatcgaaataatagtaaaataaaCTCAGAGAAGCCCAACAACAGAAAACCCGAAGCAAATAAAAGTGAGTGGAACAGATTTCCgtgtttacttttctttctgcagttggATCCCTTGTTGTAGCCGCAAGAACTGCAAGGATAGGATGCgaaatgggaaataaaagatgggaaaaagaaaaagaaaaaaaaaactttttaaagcaatttaggGCAAAGGAAGCAAATCCAAAGGCTCCAGCCTGGACCAGCGgagcgatccccccccccccttgcccaGGCTCTGTCCCAGGAGCCCGGCGGGTTTTTGCAAGGCAGAAGCTCGGAGCGGGGAAAGGGGATGGTGCAAAGCCCAGGCtcggaggggaggaagaggaagaggaggagggttTCGGGacggggagagggaagagaaaacgTCTAGTACATACATCTCGATGAGTTCACCAGCCCCCAGCCTCcgcttctctctctctctccctcttaaGTCAAAAAGGAAAtgcggtttttttttttttttttttttttttttttttttttccagaatcagAAAATGAACCGTCAGGAAGTTGGCAAAATCTCTAACTAAACAATCAATCGAGGAAATGCAACAAATTCGCGCGGGCCCTGCGCtttggcagggaggggagcgagggccggcgggcggcgcgCAGAACCGCGCAGACCCGCGCAGACCCGCGCAGCGCAGCGCAGGGTTTTCACTGCTGTATTTTCACCCTCCGCAAACTCATCCTCCGCGGCCAGGTACGCGAGTTAAAGGCAGCTCCCCGTACACCCGTGCGGGGGAATTGGTTTCCCTTCCCAGGGGCTGGGATAAGCGGGATGGAGAAATGAGCCAGTTCCGTGCTGGTATTTCTTCTAAAAGTGCATTTCGCACAAGAATGAGTGTAGCAAGGAgagggttttgtgggttttttgtttttttttttgctgttggtggttttgggtttggtggggtttttatttattttaattttttttctcttttccttttttttcttttttcttttttttttttgcacagctaTCGCCTCTGCTTTTCCTAAGTTTCCCACAATTCACCCgttcctccctcttttcttcccgTTTCCAAAGGATGATCTCTGCCCGCTGATACAGACCGAaaggtttccccccccccccccttacataaaccaaacaaataCAGGGATAAATAAAACCTGCTACGTGAGCGAAGCAGCCAGCCTGGCGCAACGCGTTGCTGTCCACTGCGGGAAGCGCGACAgcatcccggggggggggacacgggacacacacggggggggggggacacacgctCCGCGGGCAGCCGCAGCCGCGTattgccgggggggggggggaatattcTTTAGGCTCCCGTCTGGGCAAAGGTAACCCACCAAATCCCCCGCAAGGGATTTTATCAGAGGGGGGGACTCCCCCAGAtgctgctgaaggcagctgGAGACCCCCCCACCTTCTCCTGGCCCCCCCAGCGGTGGGTGCGGGGCCGGCACTGAGGGACCCACCGGGTAAGGGGAGTTGCCCTCCCCCAAAAATGCGGGCCACGCTCCGGGGTCACTGCTAAAAGCAACACAACTCcgtattttttaataaagagcgTTCTCTTGCGAGCTGGCTGCCTTCCACCCACCCCACGGATGAGCTGGCTCTGTAAACACTGCAGAGAAGATTAACACTGCTGTTCTAACCTCAGAGAGAGATCTGTGCCTTAGGAAAGCTTTTACTGCTGCTCATCTATGGGCTCCATAATAGTCCTTTTGTTTTAAGGGTGACAACAGCCCCGGGTCCTGCCATCCTCAGCGCAGCCCCGCATAACGCGGCTCGGCTCTCTCCCGGTCCCTCTCCATCAccagccctcccctgcctgGGTGTCCCCCCGGCTCTGGGTGTCCCCCAGATTCTGCATATCCCCCAGGTTCTGGATATCCCCCAGGTTCTGGATATCCCCCAGGTTCTGGATATCCCCCAGGTTCTGGGTATCCCCCAGATTCTGGGTGTCCCCCCACAGCAGAAGGAGCGGCTGCAAAAATCCGAcggaggattttttttttttttttttttttttttgatgggtGATGTCTTTAATTTGGCAGCCCAGAAGAGCTCGTAACAAATGACAGAGCGAGCTGCCAGCAAGGTTTTCTAGCAGATACCGGCCTGTTCCCAAGAGCTTCTTTACTGACCGCCTGTATCTcgggaggggaagaaaacagcgTTATCTGCAAGCGGGAGTGAGGGTAATTTATTATCGAAGCTTAGTTCAAAGGTACTGCTCTGCAGCTAGGTTTAATTGAGCTCTGTATTTGTGAAAAGGCGGAGGAAAGCTGGCAATGGCAAATTCATTTGCGCAGGAATTACACAAACACACCGCAATCCCGGGGGAAGATGCGATCCGCACGGACGAgaggcgggatggggggggggggggggggggggggggggcgcttgTTTTTTCGCTTTTGCCAAAATAGCAccaggctgggggagctgggaaGGTGGGGAGGAATGAATTGCGAATCAGAGAAAAAATCCAGGAGGAAAAGCCGGGTGCCCCGGGCCGGGTGAGAGCTGAGCATCGCCGGGCAGCAGCGGCAGGAGCAGCCGGCGGACCCACCGCAGCCTCCCGCCTCCATCCCTCACTGACACCCGCCTGCGCACCGAGCTCAGCCCCCGGAAAAAGTATTTAGTTAGCAGAAAAGAAGTTGAAACAacaaccgggggggggggggggggggggggggaagaaaaagaaagaaaaaggaaaaaaaaggaagaaaaagaaaaaagagaaaaaagggaaaaaggaataaaaaagaaaaaagataaaaaagaaaaaagaaaaaaagaaaaagagaaaaaagcgGTTCTGCTTCCCCCCCCACGCCCTCACAAACAAGACCTTCACATAGTAAAATGTTTCCTTGGGTAAGGATTTTCCCCCATATCGTTTTACCCTCTCGATCACTTTTGGTAGGTCCCTCTAATGCACGATACTTTTGAGGTTTTTCCTCCCCCCGTTTGCCCTTTCCGAGTAATACTGACATGAGCTCGCTTGAGGATGATGGTTTGACTTGATTTGACCACAACTCGTATGACAGCGAGACTGGGGCATTTAAAACCGGTATGCAATCGGAATAAAACAGCAGATCGAAGTTGGAGTACCCGGAAAACCGTCAGACAAAACACACTGTAGCCAAAATGGGCTTTACCTTTATGAGACGCTACAAATTGCTGCTATGGACACTTTGGAGACCTTTGAAATCCCTTCATTAGCTATTTGATGCATTTGACATCCGAGCTCATTGTACCCCCGAGGCGTCCAAAACCTTGAAAACCAAGTTTTATTAACCTAATAAAATGCACGCACACAAAATTCGGGGGAAAATTCAAGAAtcaagaaaggcaaaaaaacccctctgacGAGTTCCTGGAGATTTTTCAAGGTTGGATTAAATGTGGAGGAGATGAACTATTTATTTGTCagaataggatttttttttttcacttaggCGATTAGTTTTATAGCGGAATTGCTTTATAAAAGAAATCGAGCATTCGTTTACATTTATAACTGACAAGCTGTCTTCGTTTCCATCTTTatgatatattttccttcttccttgaTTCCTGCATTATGCAATAACTCAGTCATTTTTATGAACAAAGGGGCAATATAATGAGAAACATTACAGCAGCAGTGCGTATTTTCTGCCCACTAGCAGAGCGGTTTGcctgtaatatattttatttccagccaAAACTAACGATCTTAACGTCTTACATGATGGGAAAGGACGTATTTACAGTGTAGCCATTGTACGCCGGGATATTGGGACTTTTCTGTGCCATAAACATCACCTGGGCGGAGGTCCCGGCGCCGTTTCCCACCCCTTTGCGGGCAGCATCCCTCCTCCCGCAGCATCAGGGAGAAGGGGTCCAGATGTTTTCCCCTTGCTCTTCTTTTCCGCAAAGAGGACTGttcacgggggggggggggggggaagtaatgAATAAGAATAAGGAGAAAATAACATTGAAAAATCACCTTTGTGATCGCTTTGACCCAAGAAATCTAACCAAGCTGAAGCTCTCTCAAACGCAGCTAAAATTCAGCTGCAGTGGTCTCTCCCCTGCACAGAGCTTTTAATGCCCAGGGCACACGTTTCTCGCTTAAAACAGCGTCTGGCGTGAGaaaatcccccttttttctATCAGATCCCCTCTAAAGCTCTTGCttccaccaaaaaaatcccttttggGGCACGGCTGTGCTCTCGGGCACGACTTGCTCCCTGCCACAGGTAACCGGGGCTGTTCGCACCGTAATTGAGGCACAAGTGCCATAAACCCAGTAGCCATTAGCAATTGGTAAATAAGTGTGCGGACTGTAAAGCTAAGTGTTGTATCCTTTAGATAAGGGCTTATCTGTATAACCATTAAACCCACACTTGCCTCTTTAGCATGTagagaggctgggggggggggggggtggactcctataggaaaatatttatctagTCCCTTTCGGACAGAAGGATTTAATCCAGTCTGATTTGATTTGCCAGGAGAAACccctttcttgtttttgtttggtgggttgTAATGCTGTGGATTAAAATCCTTAAAAACTTGCTGTTTGCccacaaaacaaataaaggatAATCTGGGTGGAGTGACAGGAGTCTTAATATGCGGTGTCTTTTCTGTCATTCCTCCTTGGTAAAGTTCATCATTTGACCATATACACAGGCTGTTGATAAAAGCAAGCTTTATATatattccagaaaaagaaaaaaaaaaaaaaggaaaataggacCCAATCCTGGCAGCTGTCACTGAGGCTGGAGCATGCAGGATCAGGTCCCTGTGGTCCAGCTGTGCTAAAAGTAAAGCCAGTAGCAAGTCTCCCTTGGATCGGAGTGTGACCCGGATCAGGCCTGAGAGATGGACACAGCAAggaagcagctggggagaatcTCTCTGACCTGGCGCTGATGTACACCCCTTGGCTGATCCACGTTGGTAGGTCGGTTCAGAAAGTACTGCAGTGCGAGCTGCATGGATTGAGTAGAATGAACAAAATTTAGGTCCTGATCCTGTACCCTCAGTCTTTCTCCTTCGCAGAGTTTTATCTACTTAAGGATGCTCTCATGGAGCATGGACTGCAGGGTACTAGAGACCTCGAATACCAGACTTTTATTAATGTAGCGACAGCAGCAAAAACTAGTCCAGGAGGTAATCAGAAAGATGTTCTATTATTTTCCCCAGCTCTTTTGTAATTCCTGTAAATTTCAAAGTTTAATACAAAGATTAGTagcatctgttttcatttttatagatgaggaaactgaggcactcggaaaaaaaagaggattatCCAAGGTGCAATTTCAGTGGTAAAGTGCAGGATTAAAACACAGGTTCTGGTGTGTTTATACCAAAGCCACATTGACTTTCAGCTAAGAGTCTTTGTCTGGttcttactgaagtcaatggaaattttagcactgctttcaaagaaaaggctgaggagaCTGGTAAATGACCATTTGCTATCGATCCTTTCTGAACAgggctctatttttttttaacataagcAAATCTCCCAGCCCCATCTGGGGCCCGGCATTcagaggggagggggctgtAGAAAAATGGGAGCATTGGTATGCTCTGGTCCAGAAGGAAGTAAAATAATCAGTCTTCCAAGCAGCATTTTCAAACAGGGGACAGCTGCAATCTGAACCCTTTCTCTCAAGTGAAAGTGTACATTTTTAGAAGGGTACCCTTTTTGATCCATCTATAAAACTCTAAAATATGACAATTTTGCTGGCAGCAGAATGCATAAGAGCAGCAGACTGAATTATTCATGTGAAAGCCAAGTCATAACTTTCCGTGATAACAGCACACACAAAATTCAGGGCTTAGACATGAGTAGAAATCTTACATGCCTTAACTTAAGCCCAGTATAATGGAGCCAGATTACAAGAAAGAAGGTTTTTCTCAGTAGCTGTCAGCTTTGACAATAAGGCTGTGGATATCATCTCACTATCTTCCTATCCCCATGATGAAACTAAAATTCAGAGCCCCGGAAAGTGGGGGGaaattttgccactgacttAAGTGAGAGGAGATGAGATGtcttgataaaataaaaatatgccaTTACAGTTGGTTTTGGCCAATTACTGTCCTGTGTTTGCAATCTGCCCTGCTTCAGCAATGGTCATCTGGGTGCAGGAATCTCATTAGCTTCACCAGCAAAGCCACGTAAGCCGGAATTGCAGTCCCAGGACATCCTCCCGTCGCTCACGGCAGTGAGATTTGAGGGCACTGAGTTCTGTCCAAGTGAAGCTTTTTTAGGCCAAACCTTCAAAGGTGTCCTCTGAGAGCTCTGGGAAGatgggtgcccaaaggaggagGACCCGGCCATGTGGGTCTGGTCCCCCTGTGCCTACATCTGCAGGTTGTCGATGTGCATTTAGCTGCGCCTTCCATGGGGTCCCATCTGCTCTCTCACCGTGTTTACCCAGCACTCTCATTGCAGTAAGCTGGATGACTGACTGCCAAGATTGAACAACAATAGGATTTTCTTGCCCAAAACATTATTCCCGAGGGCCCCTGACAGCTCCCTTCTGTGATCCCACCCCCTGTTCTGGTCCTTTCCTGCATTTGGTCCTGGAAAATGTGCTAAAAAAGAAACGAATGGGCCAGTAAGTAGTTTATTGCCATCGCTCATTTGAGATCCACAATGACTCTGAGTACCCCCTGCCTTGTAATCGCATTAGATTGTGTTAGCCCTCAACCTGCCACAGAAAAGttgattttatatatttctgtgctttcaaaaaaaaaaaaaaagtgcagaggTAAGACATCAATTTTCCTGCCACTCAATATTTCAGGCTATAATTGCTGACTTGTTGAGTGCAACACAAGCTAGCAGTAATTCCAAAGGCTCCAGatgattttatgcttttttctttctttttttttttcctggtttgtaagaaaaatgctcaaaactgaaacaaagctAGGTCTTCATAGCTGAAGTTTTAAAGGACTAGAGAGCTTTCTAACCAGCCAAAGGAAcgagcagggagaagaaatgagCACAGCCAGAGGGAGCAGACATTACGGTTCCCGTAAATGCCCTTCTTCCAGGAGTATCTAATCGATAGGAATCAAAGAGCAATTGACCCCGTTAGAATGATCCGGGTTCTATTAGGAGAAATTTCCCAACTggtctcttcttttcctccagctgcGGGTGGTTTCTGCCCTGGAGATGGGGTTCCAGCGGCATCCAGCCAGGAGCGGCAAAGGCTTCGCTCCACCTGCCAAGCCGAGCGCATCCCGAGTGGATGCAGCCGCTGCACACTGGGCTGTACATCCCTGAGCTGTACCCTCTAGTGGACTCCgtgtgcattttcttttggaaaaaaaaaaaaacgggaGAAGAGTTTTATGTGCAACTTCCATCTTCAGCGAGCTCAGCGACACCTTCCTTGCTGTGTCGGAGGGATATCCTTATTGTTTCAATATCTTACCCACTGAATAGGCTCTAGcttgagatttttcaaaagggATGTGAGAAACACAGTGCAAAAAAGAAGCCCTCTGAAGCAAACACCTTTTTCTCTCGTGGGAAAAGAGCCAAACatctatttcattttccaggcaTGAAAGGGAATTCCAGCCTAAAGCAAAGGACTAAAGAAGAGTTAATGTATTTTGATTATATTTTATAACGGTATGGATCTTATTAATAGTAATCTTCCTAAAATAATTCCCAGGCTGAGCACTCATTTTGTGGGGGAATATATAATGATAAAATAGTCTTGTGAACAGAACCAGTTCCATTATTCAGGGGTATGAAATCTAaacaatgaatgaaaaaaagatgaaaaaacactTCCAATTTGCTCTTTACTGTCATCACACTGACTTTTAAGCCAGTCACGGTTacaaaaaaagtatataaagtTATGAAAATTCTGCCCAAATGTAGAACAATGACAGTGACAGAACTTGGttataaaaaggaaatccaGCATTGAAGGAAATGTTTATATTATGCGTTAAAATTTCAAACAACTGCTTTTTTATCCAGAATTGCCTTGGattttactttcctttaaaTAGTGTAAATTACACATATGACAAATGTAGGGAAGACCAGTCCAGAGCTGAGCACTTCATAATGTActgtggggagaaggagagagcaAAAGAGTGATAACTTATatccagatttaaaaaaaaaaacccacaaactagTGTTATCACTTCTCCGCCAATCTCCAACCAGAGAAAAGCTGTAAATTCCTCGTCTCTGGGCTATATCCAGTTAGCTCAGCTCCACAGCCAGCCCAAAGTGGTGACAGCTcaagaaaatgtcactgttgGATTGCTCTGGGTCAGAAAGACCAGATTCAGAGGCTGATATGATTTTCGCAGGACTTTGCAAGTACCGAGATCAGCTTGTGCTCACGTGTtgggctgggatttttttttgttggtggtggtggttcacttttatttgccttttaatgTGAGATTTGCGCTCAGCAAACAAGACACCGTGTGTGCGCGGGCACAAGTGGTGGGTGGCATTTTGTCCATGGGAATGCCCGTGGGGTGTACTCTTCTTCTCACCGCCTCTTTGACCTGTTGAGCtagggaaggaaggaggcaaaGCAGAGGAGTTTgtcctctttccctgctcctcagTGCTGCCTGGAAGGTAGAACTTGAGGGACGTTCTCAGAACAGTTAGATGCACCAAGCTTGGAAGTTGCAGGACAGTAGCAGCAGAAACAATCATGTTATAACCACATCACCTTGTGTTTGCAAAGGTCTCCAGTTCAAAGCAGCTCTCCTTCTGCAGGCTTTTTGCATTAAACATTCATATTcattttatgctttgtttatttaattgTCAGAGGAGAAAACCAACACAATTCCCCATTatcagagaagaagaaacagtgTCAGGAAATTAGGTCAGCGAAATTGTCCTGCTGTGTGGAGAAGGGGTTCTGTTCCTTAAGAAATTTCCACCGGAGAAAACAAGTATCtcatgcagcagagctgcctccttTGTTTCATCTCAGGcccccttcccagctctttGCCATGGATCTGATTACCCTTCCCTGGGAACAAGATGTGGCTCTAAATTAAATCAAACCATTTATTTGTCTGGGGCAGCTTGGCTAAGATACATCATGTGGTTTTCAGAGAAGTTGCTGCCATCTGAAAGTATGTCTTTGCAGTTGTCACTCCTCATCAAGCAAAGGAGAGGCATGGGTGCCTCTGTCAGATTGGCATCCTTATTTgtgggcctttttttttcccctcaaggaAAATGCTCCCACCCAGGATGggtcttcttttctttattggtgctattttcctctctctgttcatagtcttctttttgaaaatacatttttctatgCTGGAGACATGCAAATCTCCAGGTACTCCAAAACATCTTCTCACAGTTTGGTTTGTTCCAGGTCTCTCAAAACAGACTCTATGCACGTAAAGACCTAAGAAGTGTGATCTGGGGAAGAATCCTGTGAATTTACCTGCgtgttttccaggctgaaaggaaagagggagtTTTCTATCCACTTTGAGATTGAAATAAGCCCCTCAGTGCCTGTCCAGCCTTTCTCCTGCAAGGCCCCCTCACCAGGGAGATGCCCTAAAATCACATCAGAAGGCTGTTCTGGGACTTTAAAAATTCCACCTTTTTCTTTGTATGCTCCCTTTTTGATGGGAACTCATCCATAAGAGGCTTTGGGGGTCAAATGGTggtgttttctctctgtttatAGTCTAGAATGGGTTTTagtttttatacatatatataaaagccACTTTAGGTAGCGGGCTGCTGGAAGAGCCATGGTAGCCTTTGGGCCTGGGGGCACAGAAAGGAGCTCATCAGACCCTCCTAAGAAGAATTCCTGGAGGAACGTGATGCAAGGAATTAATGCAGGTTTCTGGGGATGTGTTACTGGACATAAGGCACGGCTTATGTCACCAAACAAGCAGTCACACATCGAGACCTTCAaaagaatttctatttttgaGCATTGCAGTGTTTCCCATGATCTGATGAAAAAAGCAAGTGCCTCCAGGACAGATGGAGAGAGAAGGTCCGGACAGCAACTTTCCAGTAAGCAAGAACCATCCTGAAGGCAAACAGCTATCTCTGAACAAGACAAAGACCTACAGCCGAAAAGGTTGGCACTTTAGGAGGCAGTTGCCCTCCTGGGCAATAGGGCAAACCTTGGCAGGACATAATATCCAGTTTTTCATTTACATCGGTGATTTTCCCCATCCCTAATCCAGACTTCTGCAGACTTGCAGAAGTGGTCCCCCAAtgaggacaccccccccccgcagcgggTCCTTGCCACAGCCCCTGCTTTACACACGATCCATTGTACTGCTGTAAACACTGAGTGATGGTGAATTAGAGACACATTTTGGAAACGGGCTCCTGCTTCTGTGTTAGGTTAATTAGTGGTTTGCTAGTATGTTAACTGCTCTGCACATTGACCTCAGGCTGGTTCGTCTCTAATGAACAAAAGCAGTTCTCCAGCAACAGGTAACCACTGATTTCTTAGGGACTATAACTTAACTAACAAGCATTGAGTTACTGAGTCTCCCATCTGGCCA
Coding sequences within:
- the LOC115346004 gene encoding uncharacterized protein LOC115346004 — translated: MYSPVCSGCIHSGCARLGRWSEAFAAPGWMPLEPHLQAARTAVLSEPTYQRGSAKGCTSAPGQRDSPQLLPCCVHLSGLIRVTLRSKGDLLLALLLAQLDHRDLILHAPASVTAARIGSYFPFFFFSFSGIYIKLAFINSLCIWSNDELYQGGMTEKTPHIKTPVTPPRLSFICFVGKQQVFKDFNPQHYNPPNKNKKGVSPGKSNQTGLNPSVRKGLDKYFPIGVHPPPPPASLHAKEASVGLMVIQISPYLKDTTLSFTVRTLIYQLLMATGFMALVPQLRCEQPRLPVAGSKSCPRAQPCPKRDFFGGSKSFRGDLIEKRGIFSRQTLF